Within the Campylobacter cuniculorum DSM 23162 = LMG 24588 genome, the region CAATGGAAGAATTTAAAGCAAAAATGGCAGAAGATTAATAGACAAGAAAATGAAATATGAAATTAAATACTCTACGAAGTTTAAAAAGCATTATAAAAAGCTAAACACCAAAGAACAACAAGAAGTAATAACAATCATCAACCATTTAGCAAATGATGAAACCCTAGAACCAAAATACAAAGACCACGCACTAAAAGGCGATTTTATCGGTTTTAGAGAATGCCATTTAAAACCTGATTTACTGCTAATCTATCAAAAACAAGATGATAAATTAATTCTTTATTGCTTAGATATAGGCTCACATAGCGAGTTATTTTAATGGGTGCTATCTCTAGCATTAACTTTAAAAAAAGCAATGCTATCCAAGCAAGGCATAATGATA harbors:
- a CDS encoding type II toxin-antitoxin system YafQ family toxin; translated protein: MKYEIKYSTKFKKHYKKLNTKEQQEVITIINHLANDETLEPKYKDHALKGDFIGFRECHLKPDLLLIYQKQDDKLILYCLDIGSHSELF